From Sporocytophaga myxococcoides, one genomic window encodes:
- a CDS encoding prepilin-type N-terminal cleavage/methylation domain-containing protein gives MKKRLLNSKVAAFTLTEVLVVLVIVGILVLLALPNLLPLITKAKSTEAKIQLEHVYTLQKTYFYEKSKYSNDLTAIGFIQEKLVDESENGQANYRIEITDASPTTFVAKAKSVVDFDGDGVFNEWEIDQDKNLRETVQD, from the coding sequence ATGAAGAAACGTCTTTTAAATTCAAAAGTAGCTGCTTTTACTCTTACAGAAGTACTTGTTGTGCTCGTTATTGTTGGTATTCTTGTTTTGCTGGCATTGCCCAATCTATTACCGCTTATCACCAAAGCCAAAAGCACAGAAGCGAAAATTCAGCTGGAACATGTGTATACATTGCAAAAAACATATTTTTATGAAAAGTCCAAGTATTCCAATGACCTTACTGCTATTGGTTTTATTCAGGAAAAGCTTGTTGATGAATCAGAAAACGGTCAGGCAAATTATAGGATAGAAATAACAGATGCTTCTCCTACTACATTTGTTGCTAAGGCTAAATCTGTAGTTGATTTTGATGGGGATGGAGTATTTAATGAGTGGGAAATCGATCAGGATAAAAATCTGAGAGAAACTGTGCAGGATTAA
- a CDS encoding GspE/PulE family protein: MNNEELIATIKAELLQILSPDQAWQYRIVPKHEDAQKVSFLIDESTFDPMIAEELEVLLGKNVLLEKMATEVIQKALSRYYLRNSQDSRKKSQAYTGTSEDFLSNLIAEAKSLKSSDIHIEIYDERCRVRIRIDGMLVERYILEKNDYPSMINKIKIMSNLDIAEKRLPQDGRIFFNHRGNKFDIRVSVLPTLHGEKVVLRLLSNDATNIDITRLGFSEYDLKSYLEGAKRPHGMLLISGPTGSGKTTTLYATLKLLNKETRNILTIEDPIEYTLEGINQVQLKESIGLNFGSALRTFLRQDPDVIMVGEIRDPDTASMAIRASLTGHLVLSTIHTNSAWGTISRLIDMGIPSFLVANTLNTTVAQRLVRTLCTHCKDEVAFDSVLYPRQFKAYRTVTRHFVPKGCDHCFYTGYKGRKAVYEVIPIDYELAERIKGGVFDVSAELKERNIKTLSENAFELFEEGLTSLEEIYPLLVNF, translated from the coding sequence ATGAATAATGAAGAATTGATAGCGACAATAAAGGCTGAGTTATTGCAAATCCTTTCTCCGGATCAGGCATGGCAATATAGAATTGTTCCTAAACATGAAGATGCTCAAAAGGTAAGCTTTCTTATTGATGAAAGTACTTTTGATCCGATGATCGCAGAAGAGCTTGAGGTTTTACTAGGTAAAAATGTTCTGCTTGAAAAAATGGCAACAGAGGTAATTCAGAAGGCCCTTAGCAGGTATTATCTAAGAAATAGCCAGGATAGCCGGAAGAAAAGTCAGGCGTATACTGGTACCTCTGAAGACTTTCTGTCAAATTTAATTGCTGAAGCTAAAAGTTTAAAAAGCAGCGATATCCATATCGAGATCTATGACGAGCGTTGCCGCGTCAGGATAAGGATAGATGGAATGCTTGTGGAAAGGTATATTCTTGAAAAGAATGATTATCCTTCTATGATTAATAAGATCAAGATTATGTCTAACCTTGATATTGCTGAGAAACGACTACCGCAGGATGGCCGGATCTTCTTTAATCACAGAGGAAATAAGTTTGATATTCGTGTTTCAGTCCTGCCAACATTGCATGGGGAAAAAGTTGTATTAAGGCTTTTAAGTAATGATGCAACGAATATTGATATTACCAGACTAGGATTTTCGGAATATGATTTAAAAAGTTATCTCGAAGGAGCCAAACGCCCTCATGGGATGTTGCTTATAAGTGGTCCTACAGGTAGCGGAAAGACTACGACATTATATGCCACTTTGAAATTGCTGAACAAGGAAACACGAAATATTCTGACAATAGAAGACCCCATTGAATACACGCTAGAAGGTATAAACCAGGTTCAGTTGAAAGAAAGTATCGGCTTAAATTTTGGCAGTGCTTTGAGGACCTTTCTAAGACAAGATCCTGACGTAATTATGGTCGGGGAGATCAGGGATCCTGATACAGCCTCCATGGCAATAAGGGCATCATTAACAGGACACCTTGTTTTATCTACCATACATACCAATTCGGCTTGGGGCACTATCTCACGTTTGATTGACATGGGGATTCCTTCTTTTCTTGTAGCCAATACATTAAATACAACTGTGGCACAAAGACTCGTGAGGACGCTTTGTACACATTGCAAAGACGAAGTTGCTTTTGATTCCGTACTCTATCCCAGGCAGTTTAAAGCTTATAGAACAGTGACAAGACATTTTGTGCCTAAGGGGTGTGATCATTGCTTTTACACTGGCTATAAAGGTCGTAAAGCTGTATATGAGGTGATACCTATAGACTATGAACTTGCAGAGAGAATTAAGGGAGGCGTTTTTGATGTTTCAGCAGAACTTAAAGAAAGAAATATAAAAACATTGTCAGAAAATGCTTTCGAACTTTTTGAAGAAGGTTTAACATCATTAGAAGAGATTTATCCACTATTAGTTAATTTTTAA
- a CDS encoding secretin and TonB N-terminal domain-containing protein, whose protein sequence is MKTKVFYFYLILFLWAGSAWAQQDRYAELEQRLRDLADLSPGLKETVDFSVSGASIQEFLRGIAESHNLNISVDPTLNIRVYNNFNNEKVYNILLFLAKEHELDVQFVGSIMSFKKYNPPPVVQAAAPPREIIVKYNSYTNLLSLDLKNDTLDKVAKKITQTTKKNVILSSGLTGKLVSAYIEDMPFENAIQKMAYANSLKIFKTDDEFYVIKTIEEGEDLLSSSDPKNKKKNTYQKPQSQNKANTQQGNASASSLFVDVNEDSLGRKTISLEAVNAPIADVVKAVTEEMGISYFLFSDIKGNATTSVNNVRFDDFLSRLLQGTDYTYKIDNKIYMIGDRKLEGLRANKVIQFQYRSLDAVQEIIPAELKKGVEIKEFKELNSILLSGSLPQIFEIEAFVRQLDKVVPMVMIEVILMDVRKGRKVETGISAGISDTVKTGGSIFPGLKFNFGSKSINEFLGWLGTNNVFNIGKVTPQFYIGLTALESNDNVNVRSTPKLSTLNGHDANLSIGTTRYYALKTQNVVGSLTPTNITTETYNAVQANLSINIKPIVSGDDQVTLNIDVSITDFIGEAPSGPPPSSTSQFKSIVRVRNEEMVVLGGLERSETSERGSGVPILSRIPIIKWLFSSRSRSKSKMISVVFIKPTIIY, encoded by the coding sequence GTGAAAACAAAGGTATTTTATTTTTATTTGATTTTGTTCCTTTGGGCTGGAAGTGCCTGGGCTCAGCAAGACAGGTATGCAGAACTTGAACAACGATTAAGAGATCTTGCTGATCTAAGTCCTGGTCTTAAGGAAACTGTTGATTTTTCTGTTTCCGGAGCTTCTATTCAGGAGTTTCTGAGAGGAATAGCAGAGTCACACAACCTCAATATAAGTGTAGATCCGACACTGAATATTCGTGTGTACAACAACTTTAATAATGAAAAGGTATACAACATTCTCCTTTTTCTGGCCAAAGAACATGAACTGGATGTCCAGTTTGTTGGTTCGATTATGTCATTTAAAAAATATAATCCCCCTCCTGTAGTGCAGGCTGCAGCTCCTCCAAGAGAAATAATTGTCAAGTATAACAGCTATACCAATCTTCTAAGTCTTGACCTTAAAAATGACACTTTAGATAAAGTTGCAAAAAAGATAACACAAACAACCAAAAAAAATGTGATCCTTTCATCTGGTTTAACAGGCAAATTGGTGAGTGCCTATATTGAAGATATGCCTTTTGAAAATGCTATTCAAAAAATGGCTTACGCGAATAGTCTGAAGATATTCAAGACTGATGATGAGTTTTATGTTATAAAGACAATTGAAGAAGGTGAAGATCTCTTGTCCTCAAGTGATCCTAAAAACAAGAAAAAAAATACTTATCAAAAACCTCAAAGTCAGAATAAAGCCAATACACAGCAGGGAAATGCTTCAGCATCCAGTTTATTTGTGGATGTAAATGAAGATTCGCTCGGGCGAAAAACGATTTCCCTTGAGGCTGTAAATGCCCCTATTGCGGATGTTGTTAAGGCTGTTACAGAAGAAATGGGGATCAGTTACTTTTTGTTTTCAGACATTAAAGGTAATGCCACAACCAGCGTCAATAATGTAAGGTTTGATGATTTCCTAAGCAGGCTGCTTCAGGGTACGGATTATACATATAAGATTGACAATAAAATTTATATGATAGGTGATCGAAAGCTTGAAGGTTTGCGAGCCAATAAAGTCATTCAATTTCAATATCGTTCGCTTGATGCAGTTCAGGAGATTATTCCTGCAGAGTTAAAAAAGGGAGTAGAAATAAAAGAATTTAAAGAATTAAACAGCATTCTGCTATCAGGAAGTTTACCTCAGATATTCGAAATAGAAGCCTTCGTAAGGCAACTGGATAAAGTGGTACCGATGGTGATGATTGAAGTAATCCTTATGGATGTGAGAAAAGGGAGGAAGGTCGAAACTGGCATTTCAGCAGGTATTTCGGATACCGTGAAGACTGGAGGCTCAATATTTCCAGGTCTTAAGTTTAATTTCGGGTCCAAATCCATTAATGAATTTTTAGGATGGTTGGGTACTAACAATGTTTTTAATATTGGAAAAGTTACGCCACAGTTTTATATAGGATTAACGGCACTTGAAAGCAATGATAATGTCAATGTCCGATCTACTCCAAAGTTATCAACACTTAATGGACATGATGCAAATCTGAGTATAGGTACAACCAGGTATTATGCTTTGAAAACTCAGAATGTTGTAGGTAGCCTAACGCCCACGAATATTACAACAGAAACCTATAATGCTGTTCAGGCAAATCTATCAATCAATATAAAACCAATAGTTTCCGGGGATGATCAGGTGACTTTAAATATTGATGTAAGTATCACAGACTTTATAGGAGAAGCGCCTTCAGGTCCTCCTCCGTCATCAACAAGTCAATTTAAGTCAATTGTAAGAGTCCGAAATGAAGAAATGGTTGTCCTTGGAGGGTTAGAAAGAAGTGAGACCTCGGAAAGAGGATCTGGAGTGCCGATTTTATCTAGAATTCCGATTATCAAATGGCTTTTTAGCAGTAGATCCAGATCTAAAAGTAAAATGATTTCTGTTGTTTTTATTAAGCCTACAATTATATATTAA
- a CDS encoding toxin-antitoxin system YwqK family antitoxin, giving the protein MKRLYFLILLSIPLSVMGQRKIDLHIPNRVIVNFLDHVVYAEIVEGKPLIKVTDEYFYYWYNANDIKKTRGGFEGKLLHGLYSDFYMNKNLREKGMFRFGRKEGLWKSWHINGELKEVYHWKKGKLHGEFFVFDESGKLLQKGSYKDNLFNGKRYTYESSGNVKVEKYVKGELKVKKEKQSKGFKLRLWRKYKKKQTTIPQSSEDSLMQKSPLPSTEIPKGHDLKNSKKEKKKSKNQKAETKPQKKKKEPKVRIRKMKKIVPAETEEKQT; this is encoded by the coding sequence ATGAAAAGATTATATTTTCTTATTTTATTAAGTATTCCATTATCTGTTATGGGACAAAGAAAGATTGATTTACATATCCCAAACAGGGTTATTGTAAACTTTCTTGATCATGTTGTATATGCTGAAATAGTTGAAGGGAAACCTCTAATCAAAGTGACTGATGAATATTTTTATTATTGGTATAACGCTAATGATATAAAAAAAACCAGAGGTGGTTTCGAAGGAAAATTATTACATGGCCTATATAGCGATTTTTATATGAATAAAAATCTTAGAGAAAAGGGGATGTTCAGATTTGGGCGAAAAGAAGGATTGTGGAAGAGCTGGCATATCAATGGTGAACTTAAGGAAGTTTATCATTGGAAAAAAGGAAAGCTTCATGGTGAATTTTTTGTATTTGACGAATCGGGGAAATTATTGCAAAAGGGCTCTTACAAAGACAATTTGTTTAATGGTAAAAGATATACATATGAGTCTTCGGGAAATGTGAAGGTAGAAAAGTACGTAAAAGGTGAGCTCAAAGTAAAAAAGGAGAAGCAGAGTAAAGGATTTAAGTTAAGACTATGGAGAAAATATAAAAAGAAACAAACTACAATACCTCAATCTTCCGAAGATTCGCTTATGCAAAAGTCTCCTTTACCAAGTACTGAGATACCGAAGGGACATGATCTGAAAAATTCAAAGAAAGAGAAGAAAAAATCCAAAAATCAAAAAGCAGAAACTAAGCCCCAAAAAAAGAAAAAAGAACCAAAGGTTAGGATTCGAAAAATGAAGAAAATAGTTCCAGCTGAAACTGAAGAAAAACAAACGTGA
- a CDS encoding type IV pilus modification PilV family protein, with translation MDGISSLKVKASTLIEVVVAMVIMFITFGIGMMIYHNILKSGINLQNLKADLLSSQIVEETIKARSYFDEEMELQDLLVKKRISPYQNNSSLLLIEIQVFSKDEKLLAETSQLILADE, from the coding sequence ATGGATGGAATAAGCTCGTTGAAGGTAAAAGCTTCAACACTTATTGAGGTTGTTGTTGCTATGGTAATTATGTTCATTACTTTTGGTATAGGAATGATGATTTATCATAATATTTTAAAATCGGGGATTAATCTTCAAAATTTAAAAGCTGATCTTCTTTCGTCTCAGATAGTTGAAGAAACAATAAAGGCAAGGTCTTATTTTGATGAAGAAATGGAGTTACAGGACCTTCTGGTGAAGAAAAGAATTAGCCCATATCAGAATAATTCTAGTTTATTGTTGATTGAAATACAAGTATTCTCAAAAGACGAAAAATTATTAGCTGAAACAAGTCAACTTATTTTGGCAGATGAGTAA
- a CDS encoding type II secretion system F family protein, translating to MNGIDLTKIKKTKSKDAGIPPVQGILDFLNKDLSFFGAKLNDKKKEAFYHELGILLSAGVDIKTTLELISVEQAKEKDRILFEKIKDSVIAGNTLSGAIKDTGMFSAYEFFSLQIGEESGKLPVVLKELGAYYNKKMKQRRQIVGALTYPSIVLFTSLAAVFFMMNFIVPMFADVFKRFGGDLPAITKMIVDASGFFRKYFYLFFLFIFSIIVFVYSQRQEIWFRKYGSKILLRMPLAGEIVRKVYLARFCNSMTLLIGAKIPILRSINLVKQMIGFYPLEESLTQIEKDILHGMSLNKSMSAFSIYPKRMTSLIKVGEEVNQLDNFFEKIAFQYNEEVEHQTSMISSMIEPFMIIFLGLIVGFILIAMYLPLFQLSTSF from the coding sequence ATGAATGGAATTGATTTAACCAAAATAAAAAAGACTAAAAGCAAAGATGCTGGAATTCCTCCCGTTCAAGGTATTCTGGATTTTCTCAATAAAGACTTGTCTTTCTTTGGGGCTAAGTTGAATGATAAGAAAAAGGAAGCTTTTTATCATGAGCTTGGAATTCTTTTGTCTGCAGGTGTTGATATCAAAACAACACTTGAGCTTATTAGTGTGGAGCAAGCTAAAGAGAAAGACAGGATTTTGTTCGAGAAAATTAAAGACTCTGTAATAGCTGGAAACACGCTTTCAGGAGCAATAAAAGATACGGGAATGTTTTCAGCTTATGAATTTTTTAGTTTGCAAATAGGAGAAGAAAGTGGCAAACTCCCGGTAGTATTAAAAGAACTTGGGGCTTACTATAATAAGAAGATGAAGCAAAGGCGCCAGATTGTAGGCGCTTTGACATATCCTTCTATAGTGCTCTTTACATCATTGGCTGCTGTATTTTTTATGATGAATTTTATAGTGCCTATGTTTGCAGATGTGTTCAAACGCTTTGGTGGTGATCTTCCTGCTATAACTAAAATGATCGTTGATGCATCCGGATTCTTTAGAAAGTATTTTTATCTTTTTTTTCTTTTCATCTTCTCCATAATTGTTTTTGTCTATTCTCAGCGCCAGGAAATATGGTTCAGGAAGTATGGCAGTAAGATATTATTGAGAATGCCTCTGGCCGGCGAAATCGTGAGAAAAGTGTATCTGGCCAGATTTTGTAATTCCATGACATTGCTGATAGGAGCAAAGATTCCTATTCTGAGGTCTATAAATCTTGTAAAACAGATGATTGGTTTTTATCCTTTGGAAGAATCATTAACTCAAATTGAAAAAGATATTCTTCATGGTATGTCTCTTAATAAAAGTATGTCTGCATTTTCTATCTATCCGAAAAGAATGACTTCATTGATAAAGGTCGGAGAAGAGGTGAATCAGCTTGATAATTTTTTCGAAAAGATAGCTTTTCAATACAATGAAGAGGTGGAACATCAGACTTCAATGATCAGTAGTATGATTGAACCTTTTATGATTATATTCCTGGGATTGATAGTTGGGTTTATTCTGATTGCTATGTATCTGCCGTTGTTTCAGTTAAGCACAAGTTTTTAA
- a CDS encoding 3D domain-containing protein, giving the protein MRSYLLITYFLFSTIILLGQSDSAKISLWATYYYVPTLDHNERGIDLLNKKEEKTGFKLDSCDWCNAVIEGTVFIQKENRTYVLNYAGRSKEIQYDCRQCIIYKNYENYLNSGKVLWELSSGFGKGCKNYNLVPFTTIAVDTVIIPIGTVIYIPKAKGAKYADSKGKLVEHNGYFFAGDVGSKIVGNHIDVFLGSSKENPFDFVKSNHAGSFEAYFVKDKKIIDKYTSLHK; this is encoded by the coding sequence ATGAGATCATATTTACTAATTACTTATTTCCTTTTTTCAACAATTATACTTTTGGGGCAATCAGATTCAGCAAAGATTAGTCTTTGGGCAACGTATTATTATGTACCAACTTTAGATCATAATGAAAGGGGGATTGATCTTCTAAACAAAAAAGAAGAGAAGACAGGATTTAAATTAGATTCATGTGATTGGTGCAATGCTGTTATTGAGGGTACCGTTTTTATTCAGAAGGAAAACAGAACATATGTATTAAACTATGCTGGCCGGTCAAAGGAAATACAATATGATTGCAGGCAATGTATCATATACAAGAACTATGAGAATTATTTGAATTCAGGAAAAGTACTGTGGGAATTAAGCAGTGGTTTCGGCAAGGGGTGTAAGAACTATAATTTAGTCCCGTTTACAACAATTGCAGTTGATACTGTCATAATCCCTATTGGTACTGTAATTTATATTCCAAAGGCTAAGGGCGCAAAGTATGCAGATTCTAAAGGGAAGTTAGTTGAACACAACGGATATTTTTTTGCAGGAGATGTTGGAAGTAAAATCGTTGGAAATCATATTGATGTCTTTCTGGGCTCTTCAAAAGAAAATCCTTTTGATTTTGTTAAGTCCAATCATGCAGGTAGCTTTGAAGCGTATTTTGTAAAAGATAAAAAAATAATTGATAAATATACAAGCCTGCATAAATAA